One stretch of Miscanthus floridulus cultivar M001 chromosome 18, ASM1932011v1, whole genome shotgun sequence DNA includes these proteins:
- the LOC136523536 gene encoding transcription elongation factor 1 homolog: protein MGKRKSRTSKLMAQPKKKPKLDTDFTCPFCNHPGAVQCGIFLKGRRPFAVASCSICKEAFATKANALTEPIDVYSEWIDSCEEANEGVIVRRPRLGEARN, encoded by the coding sequence ATGGGGAAGAGGAAGTCGAGGACCTCCAAGCTGATGGCACAGCCCAAGAAGAAGCCGAAGCTGGACACGGACTTCACCTGCCCCTTCTGCAACCACCCGGGCGCCGTCCAGTGCGGCATCTTCCTCAAGGGACGCCGCCCGTTCGCCGTGGCGTCGTGCAGCATCTGCAAGGAAGCCTTCGCCACCAAGGCCAATGCACTGACGGAGCCCATCGACGTCTACAGCGAGTGGATCGACTCCTGCGAGGAAGCCAACGAGGGCGTCATCGTCCGCCGGCCGCGCCTGGGCGAAGCTAGGAACTAG